The Lichenihabitans psoromatis genome contains a region encoding:
- a CDS encoding prephenate/arogenate dehydrogenase family protein, with product MADALSAPLFERVAIIGMGLIGSSIARAAKHYGAASIVVAGDRDEAVCRRVRDLGFADVVTQSAAEAVAEADLVILCVPVGVMGDVAAEIGASLKPGAIVSDVGSVKNAVVEALSPHLAEGVWLVPAHPVAGTEYSGPDAGFAVLFENRWCILTPCDRSSDAAVEAVTALWRAFGSNVETMTPTHHDLVLAITSHVPHLIAYNIVGTAAHLEAVTQSEVMKFSAGGFRDFTRIASSDPTMWRDVFLHNKEAVLEMLGRFNEDLAALAKMVRWGDGDGLFDLFTRTRAIRRGIIAQGQETQAPDFGRRGPTSDPAAKA from the coding sequence ATGGCTGACGCTTTGTCGGCACCCCTGTTCGAGCGTGTCGCGATCATCGGCATGGGGCTGATCGGCTCTTCGATCGCCCGCGCGGCCAAACATTATGGCGCCGCGTCGATCGTGGTGGCGGGTGATCGCGACGAGGCTGTCTGTCGGCGCGTCCGCGACCTCGGCTTCGCCGATGTCGTGACCCAATCTGCGGCCGAGGCGGTTGCGGAGGCCGACCTCGTGATCCTCTGCGTTCCGGTCGGCGTCATGGGCGATGTCGCAGCCGAAATCGGGGCTTCCCTCAAACCGGGAGCGATCGTCAGCGACGTCGGCTCGGTCAAGAACGCCGTCGTCGAGGCACTGTCGCCGCATCTCGCCGAAGGTGTCTGGCTGGTGCCGGCCCATCCGGTCGCCGGCACGGAATATTCAGGGCCGGACGCCGGCTTTGCGGTTTTGTTCGAGAACCGCTGGTGCATCCTGACGCCCTGCGACCGGTCGAGCGACGCTGCTGTGGAAGCGGTCACGGCATTGTGGCGCGCGTTTGGGTCCAATGTCGAAACCATGACGCCGACCCACCATGATCTGGTCCTCGCCATCACCAGCCACGTGCCGCATCTCATCGCCTATAACATCGTCGGGACGGCAGCCCATCTCGAAGCCGTGACTCAATCCGAGGTCATGAAATTTTCGGCTGGCGGCTTCCGTGACTTCACTCGCATCGCCTCCTCGGATCCCACCATGTGGCGCGACGTGTTCCTCCACAACAAAGAGGCCGTGCTGGAAATGCTCGGCCGCTTTAACGAGGATCTTGCGGCGCTTGCCAAGATGGTGCGCTGGGGCGACGGCGACGGTCTCTTCGATCTGTTCACGCGAACACGGGCGATCCGGCGCGGCATCATCGCGCAAGGACAAGAAACGCAAGCTCCGGATTTCGGGCGACGCGGACCCACGAGCGATCCCGCCGCCAAAGCGTGA
- a CDS encoding chorismate mutase: MTEQSPADVLNELRVDIDRIDAAMHNLLIERGGIIERLIAVKSRQGGGSAFRPGREAEMMRRIAERHRGPLPLDTVESIWRVIIATFTFVQAAYSVHADMAAGDAAMRDSARFHFGFTVPLVPHLGATGVIEAVNRANGDLGMIGIDAEASGGAWWARLTEPDAPKVIARLPFVERSDHPAGLPVFVIARSTSVAAVRDVVLHSVSVERWRDGLPAAIGAIGGSIIGNVGDRIGLVLLVATPGALPPDTLADTLRPIVGEARIAEIGSHAARFDYDTQPLPASFIFPS, translated from the coding sequence ATGACCGAACAAAGCCCGGCCGACGTCCTCAACGAATTGCGCGTCGATATCGACCGCATCGATGCGGCCATGCACAATCTTCTGATCGAGCGCGGCGGCATCATCGAACGTCTGATCGCCGTCAAGTCCAGGCAGGGCGGCGGATCGGCGTTTCGTCCGGGCCGCGAGGCCGAGATGATGCGGCGCATCGCCGAGCGACATCGTGGCCCGTTGCCGCTCGACACGGTCGAGAGCATCTGGCGCGTCATCATCGCAACCTTCACATTCGTCCAGGCGGCTTATTCGGTGCATGCCGACATGGCGGCCGGCGATGCGGCGATGCGTGACTCGGCGCGGTTCCACTTCGGCTTCACGGTGCCGCTTGTGCCCCATCTCGGCGCGACGGGCGTCATCGAGGCGGTCAATCGGGCCAATGGCGACCTCGGCATGATCGGCATCGACGCGGAAGCCTCGGGCGGCGCGTGGTGGGCACGCCTCACCGAACCCGACGCCCCGAAAGTCATCGCGCGGCTTCCGTTCGTCGAACGCAGCGATCATCCGGCGGGGCTCCCCGTATTCGTCATCGCCCGCTCGACCAGCGTCGCGGCCGTTCGCGATGTCGTGCTCCACTCGGTATCGGTCGAGCGCTGGCGCGATGGGCTACCGGCCGCGATCGGGGCGATCGGCGGTTCGATCATTGGAAACGTCGGAGATCGGATCGGTCTGGTGCTGTTGGTCGCGACACCCGGAGCACTGCCGCCCGACACGCTCGCCGATACGCTGCGTCCCATTGTCGGAGAGGCCAGGATCGCCGAAATTGGAAGCCATGCCGCTCGCTTCGATTACGATACGCAACCGCTTCCGGCCTCTTTCATCTTTCCGTCCTGA
- a CDS encoding tetratricopeptide repeat protein, producing the protein MANGFRDAGATEKAAELYGSVLQLLPERNDIRLQYGNMSKDSGELCEAEAAYRQIIVSDPQDAEAHLQLGHAYKLMGRRGLALDSYRSAVAADPTLFAAANELEAAGERAQQARLFDAQLRAGALDPLLCERPLVQVAAAEHPDALSGLWDEVGLFQSPTGDFA; encoded by the coding sequence TTGGCTAATGGCTTCCGAGATGCGGGAGCGACAGAAAAAGCGGCGGAGCTCTATGGTTCCGTTCTCCAACTTCTTCCGGAGCGGAACGACATCCGCCTGCAATACGGCAATATGTCGAAAGACAGCGGTGAGCTCTGCGAGGCCGAGGCGGCTTATCGGCAGATCATTGTGAGCGATCCGCAGGATGCCGAAGCCCATCTTCAACTCGGCCATGCCTATAAGCTGATGGGGCGTCGCGGCCTGGCGTTGGACTCATATCGATCCGCCGTCGCGGCCGATCCGACGTTATTTGCGGCCGCGAACGAACTTGAGGCTGCGGGCGAGAGGGCACAGCAGGCCCGCTTATTCGACGCGCAACTCCGCGCTGGCGCGCTCGATCCGTTGCTGTGCGAACGTCCACTCGTTCAGGTCGCTGCTGCTGAGCACCCCGACGCGCTAAGTGGACTTTGGGATGAAGTTGGGCTATTTCAGTCGCCAACCGGAGACTTCGCCTGA
- the hisC gene encoding histidinol-phosphate transaminase gives MSNPVAAVRPTPLPHILDIAIYVPGKSAGTSGGKVHKLSANETPLGPSPAAIEAYQQSVGRLELYPDGAATRLRQAIAARYGLDPARIVCGCGSDDLLHLLAQAYVGPGREAIVTEHGFVVYTIVVKAAGGTVVVARESDCTADVDAILACVTPSTTIVFLANPNNPTGTYLSFDEVKRLHAALPPHVMLVLDAAYAEYARQNDYSSGMELVSTFENVVMTRTFSKIYGLASLRIGWLYGPESICDAINRIRSPFNLNGPAIEAGIAAIQDTAHVDKAVAHNDLWRGWLTDRLGELGLKVSPSAGNFLLLHFPREPGHTAAEADAFLSSRGLILRAVGAYGLPDCLRLTVGPEDANRLVVDTLREFLGQAARQGESAHG, from the coding sequence ATGTCAAATCCTGTTGCCGCCGTGCGCCCGACCCCGCTCCCGCACATCCTCGACATCGCGATTTATGTTCCGGGCAAGAGCGCCGGAACCAGCGGCGGCAAGGTCCATAAGCTCTCCGCGAACGAAACGCCGCTCGGGCCATCGCCAGCCGCGATCGAGGCCTATCAGCAGAGCGTCGGTCGTCTCGAGCTTTACCCGGACGGGGCAGCGACACGGCTGCGGCAGGCCATCGCGGCTCGATACGGTCTCGATCCCGCCCGCATCGTCTGCGGCTGCGGCTCGGACGATCTGCTGCATCTGCTGGCGCAGGCCTATGTCGGCCCCGGACGCGAGGCGATCGTCACCGAGCACGGCTTCGTGGTCTATACGATCGTGGTCAAGGCGGCGGGCGGCACGGTCGTCGTGGCCCGTGAGAGCGATTGCACGGCCGATGTCGATGCGATCCTCGCCTGCGTCACCCCGAGCACGACGATCGTGTTCCTGGCCAATCCCAATAATCCGACCGGGACATATCTGTCGTTCGACGAGGTCAAGCGGCTGCATGCAGCGCTGCCTCCCCACGTCATGCTGGTGCTCGACGCGGCCTATGCCGAATATGCACGGCAGAACGATTACTCGTCCGGCATGGAGCTCGTCTCGACGTTCGAGAACGTCGTCATGACCCGCACCTTTTCAAAGATCTACGGATTGGCGAGCCTGCGAATCGGGTGGCTTTATGGACCGGAGTCGATCTGTGATGCGATCAACCGCATTCGCAGCCCCTTCAACCTGAACGGGCCGGCGATTGAGGCCGGCATCGCGGCCATTCAGGATACCGCGCATGTCGACAAAGCGGTCGCGCATAACGACCTTTGGCGCGGCTGGTTGACCGATCGGTTGGGAGAGCTCGGACTGAAAGTCTCGCCCAGCGCCGGTAACTTCCTGCTGTTGCATTTCCCGCGTGAGCCGGGTCACACCGCGGCCGAGGCCGATGCGTTCTTGTCTAGCCGCGGATTGATCCTGCGCGCGGTCGGCGCTTACGGCCTGCCGGATTGCCTGCGGCTGACGGTCGGCCCCGAAGACGCCAACCGGCTCGTGGTCGACACGCTTCGGGAGTTTCTGGGACAGGCAGCGCGCCAGGGCGAATCTGCGCATGGCTGA